The Desulfuromonas sp. genome has a window encoding:
- a CDS encoding sugar phosphate isomerase/epimerase family protein: protein MSDLLHVHLPWRMVDQTLPFLLERGLQPEIAFRGPELDEVSPKELERVASRLASAGLAITVHGPFHDLNPGALEPLVSEVTRSRFDQTLEAAGRLGASLVVLHPGYDRWKYGGQDHLWLEQNLRFWPSLLERAAALACPVALENIFETRPQPLVDLLEAIDSPWLGHCFDTGHWNLFADTPLPDWFAALGRRTIHMHLHDNRGDRDEHLPVGEGSIDFGEVFRLIAEITVPPRMTLEAHDRPSLLRSLAAVAPFLAP from the coding sequence GTGTCTGACCTCCTTCACGTTCACCTTCCCTGGCGCATGGTGGACCAGACCCTGCCGTTTCTCCTGGAGCGCGGCCTGCAGCCGGAAATCGCCTTCCGGGGACCGGAACTGGACGAGGTGAGCCCGAAGGAACTGGAGCGCGTGGCGAGCCGCCTGGCCTCGGCGGGCCTGGCGATCACCGTTCACGGCCCCTTCCACGACCTCAACCCCGGCGCCTTGGAGCCGCTGGTGAGCGAGGTCACCCGGTCGCGCTTCGACCAGACCCTGGAGGCTGCGGGCCGCCTCGGCGCCAGCCTGGTGGTCCTCCATCCAGGCTACGACCGCTGGAAGTACGGCGGACAGGACCACCTGTGGCTCGAGCAGAACCTGCGCTTCTGGCCTTCCCTCCTGGAGCGGGCCGCCGCACTGGCCTGCCCCGTGGCCCTGGAGAACATCTTCGAGACCCGCCCGCAGCCCCTGGTCGACCTGCTCGAGGCAATCGACTCGCCCTGGCTCGGGCACTGCTTCGATACAGGGCACTGGAACCTGTTCGCCGACACCCCCCTGCCCGACTGGTTCGCCGCACTGGGCAGGCGCACTATTCACATGCACCTGCACGACAACCGGGGAGACCGGGACGAACATCTTCCCGTCGGCGAGGGGAGCATCGACTTCGGCGAAGTGTTCCGACTCATCGCCGAAATCACCGTTCCCCCGAGGATGACCCTCGAGGCCCACGACCGGCCCTCCCTGCTACGCTCCCTGGCCGCCGTCGCTCCCTTTCTTGCCCCCTGA
- the dinB gene encoding DNA polymerase IV — translation MKSCILHLDMDAFYASVEQHDRPELRGRPVLVGGSLGRGVVAACSYEARRYGVHSAMAMARALSLCPRAVALPVRMERYQEVSRQVFAIFARYTDRVEPLSIDEAFLDVSGCERLFGRPARIAEAIRDDVRQETGLAISAGVAPNKFLAKLASEAGKPDGLMEVPPEEVDAFLLPLPLRALWGVGKTTAAKLERFGLRTVSDLRGVPRERLVEWLGRHGEHLYRLARGQDDRLVESRGGIKSVGHEETFSEDLRGGDVLRLELLALAEKVASRLRSKGLAGRCVTLKVKYADFVAVTRSITLGLGVDNALEINREAVGLLRRTEAGRRPVRLLGISLSELRAAGAGQQDLFDHERERARVLDRTVDEVRERFGSSGVRRGSLLPRPSGGKKGSDGGQGA, via the coding sequence ATGAAAAGCTGTATCCTTCACCTTGACATGGACGCCTTTTACGCCTCCGTGGAGCAGCACGATCGTCCCGAACTGCGCGGCCGTCCGGTCCTCGTCGGAGGCAGCCTGGGGCGGGGCGTCGTTGCGGCCTGCTCCTACGAGGCGCGGCGCTACGGTGTGCACTCGGCGATGGCCATGGCCCGGGCGTTGTCTCTCTGCCCCCGCGCCGTTGCGCTGCCGGTACGCATGGAACGCTACCAGGAGGTCTCCCGGCAGGTGTTCGCTATTTTCGCGCGATATACCGACCGCGTCGAGCCCCTCTCCATCGACGAAGCCTTTCTCGATGTGTCCGGGTGCGAACGCCTGTTCGGGCGTCCCGCCCGGATCGCCGAGGCAATCAGGGATGATGTCCGCCAGGAGACGGGTCTGGCGATCAGCGCCGGGGTTGCCCCCAACAAGTTCCTGGCCAAGCTCGCCTCCGAGGCGGGCAAACCGGACGGCTTGATGGAGGTCCCTCCGGAAGAGGTGGACGCTTTTTTGCTGCCCCTGCCTTTGAGGGCCCTGTGGGGGGTGGGAAAAACCACCGCGGCCAAACTTGAGAGGTTCGGCCTGCGCACTGTGTCAGACCTGCGCGGGGTGCCTCGGGAGCGCCTGGTTGAATGGCTGGGGCGCCACGGCGAACACCTCTATCGTTTGGCCCGGGGGCAGGACGACCGCCTTGTGGAGAGCCGGGGGGGGATCAAGTCCGTGGGGCATGAGGAGACCTTCAGCGAGGATTTGCGCGGGGGGGATGTGTTGCGGCTGGAGCTGCTCGCCCTGGCCGAAAAGGTCGCGAGCCGGTTGCGCAGCAAAGGGCTCGCCGGTCGCTGCGTGACCCTGAAGGTGAAGTACGCCGATTTTGTGGCCGTGACCCGCAGCATTACCCTTGGCCTGGGGGTGGACAACGCCCTGGAGATCAATCGCGAAGCCGTGGGCCTGCTCCGCCGCACGGAGGCGGGCCGCCGGCCGGTGCGCCTTCTCGGGATCAGCCTGAGCGAGTTGAGGGCGGCGGGGGCGGGACAGCAGGACCTGTTCGATCATGAGCGGGAGCGTGCCAGGGTTCTCGACCGGACGGTAGACGAGGTCCGGGAGCGTTTCGGATCGAGCGGGGTGCGGCGCGGTTCACTGCTGCCTCGCCCGTCAGGGGGCAAGAAAGGGAGCGACGGCGGCCAGGGAGCGTAG
- a CDS encoding FadR/GntR family transcriptional regulator produces MTKLFKPIRPKKISEEIVEQIKGLISKGQLKPGDRVPSERDLASLFGVSRPSVREALMVLDAMGLVESRQGGGTFVRSLTEASLADPLTTMVEKNPHMLQALVEVRKGLECWSAYLAATRATEEEIAELGRIFNEMKDQAASGGWDPKIDSKFHYVITNATHNTIQLHLLNTIHGLFDATIHVALTEFYSREGYLKPLLDQHRDIYDAIAHRDPEESRTKMREHLEFVEEKMRILEAESLKDL; encoded by the coding sequence GTGACCAAACTGTTCAAACCGATCCGACCCAAAAAGATCTCCGAGGAGATTGTCGAACAGATCAAAGGCCTGATCTCGAAGGGGCAACTCAAGCCGGGCGACAGGGTCCCCTCGGAAAGGGATCTGGCCTCTCTGTTCGGAGTCAGTCGCCCTTCGGTGCGCGAGGCCCTGATGGTCCTCGATGCGATGGGCCTGGTCGAGTCACGCCAGGGCGGGGGAACCTTTGTCCGGTCCCTCACCGAGGCCTCCCTGGCCGACCCCCTGACCACCATGGTTGAGAAAAACCCCCACATGCTCCAGGCCCTCGTGGAGGTCCGAAAGGGGCTCGAGTGCTGGTCGGCCTATCTGGCCGCCACCCGGGCGACCGAAGAGGAGATCGCCGAACTGGGCCGGATCTTCAATGAGATGAAAGACCAGGCCGCCTCGGGAGGGTGGGACCCCAAGATCGACTCCAAGTTCCATTATGTCATAACCAACGCCACCCATAACACCATTCAACTCCACCTTCTCAACACCATTCACGGCCTGTTCGATGCCACCATCCACGTGGCCCTCACCGAGTTCTACAGCCGCGAAGGGTATCTAAAACCCCTCCTCGATCAGCATCGGGACATCTACGACGCCATCGCCCACCGCGATCCCGAGGAGTCCAGAACCAAAATGAGGGAACACCTTGAATTCGTCGAAGAGAAGATGCGGATTCTCGAGGCCGAATCGCTCAAGGATCTCTGA